The genomic window CGGCGGAATACCGTATGCGTGTTGCCAATGTTCTCGGAAGCCGTGCGCTTGAAGATGCAATTGCCGACGCCAAGTCGCCGGCAGCTCGGAGCGCTGCCGGAGTCGTGCAATGAAAGTGAATCTTAAAGTGAATGGCCGTTCGCGGACGGTCGATGTCGAGCCGCGCAAGACCTTGCTCGATACTCTGCGGGAAGATCTCGCGCTTGTTGGCAGCCACGCGGGATGCGAGCACGGCGTTTGCGGTGCGTGCACCATTCTGCTCGATGGCGTGCCGGTACGCTCGTGTCTGATGTTTGCAGCTCAGTCCGATGGATATGAGATCACAACCATCGAGGGGCTGGCGCCTGCACCGGGCGAGCTTGGGGTCATCCAGGACGCCTTCTGCGAAACCCATGGTCTGCAGTGCGGTTACTGCACGCCGGGCATGATCCTGACCGCTCACTCTCTGCTTGAGCGCGTGGAAAATCCGACGCGCGAGGACATTGTCGAAGCCATCTCAGGCAACATCTGCCGTTGCACCGGATATGGACAGATCGTGGAAGCGATCGAGTTCGCAGCCGATCGTCTACGCAAGGCCAACGCACCACGACACCTCAAGGGATCGCACGCCAATGAGCCGGTAAAGGATCCCAACGCGAAGACCGATGCGCCTCAAGAAGGCATCCTTGAAGCCGCAGAAGCGGACACGCCCCATGGAGGACGCTCATGAGCGGGGAACCGACAACACTGAAGTTCGTTTCGTCGAACCGGCGCGTCCGCGAAGACCGGCGCTTTGTTGCCGGCCATGGCCGTTATGTCGCGGACATCGCGCTCGACGAGTTGCTGCATGTGGCCTTGGTGCCGTCGCAGCATCCAGCCGCAAAGATCAAATCGATCGACACCAGTGCCGCGCTGAAAATGCCGGGCGTGGTCTATGCGCTGACCGGTGAAGAGCTAGCCAAGGCTGTCGATCCTCTGATGAACGGCCTCGATACGCCGAAAGTGCGCCGCTATCCGCTGGCCGTTAATCAGGTGCGATATGCCGGTGAGTGGGTTGTGGCGGTGGTCGCTGAAACCCGCGCACAGGCTGAAGACGCTGCGGAAAAGGTGAAGATCGATTATGAACCGCTGCCGTACGTCATCGACGCGGAAGAGGCGATTACCGACGCGAGCCCCAAGGTTCATCCCGAGCACGGCACCAACGTGTTGCTCGACAAGCTGTTCGTCTGGGGCGAGGTCGACAAGCATTTCGCTGAAAGTCCGCGTCATCTGTCATTCCGGGTGGTCTGGGGCCGCAATTCGACCGTGCCGATTGAAACGTTCGGCGTGGTCGCGCAGTGGGATCCGTGGCGCGAGATGCTCGACGTCTGGGCATCGATCCAGATGCCGAAGTATCCGGATCAGATTTCCCGCGCACTTCGCATCCCGACCAACAATGTCCGCGTGCATCAGGATGTCGACGTCGGTGGCAGCTACGGCGTCAAGCGCGGTATCAAGCACACCGTGCTGGCGTCGCATCTGGCGCGCATTATCGGTCGTCCGGTGCGGCTGATCGAGGACCGGCTCGAGAACATGCGGGCAGGGGATGCCCATGGTCCTGAGCGCATCTTCGACGTTGAGGTTGCATTCAACGACGACGGCATCGTCAAGTCGATGAAAATGCGGGCACTGGACAACGTCGGCGGCTATGCCGGCCGTTCGCCGTTCCAGCTCGGCAAGCCGATCGGCGCCATCGTCGGCCCCTACAAGATCGAAAGCGTGCAGTATCGCGCGATGGCGACGATGTCGAACAAGGCGGCGCAAGAGGCGGTGCGCGGTTTCGGTCAGGCGCCGACGAATTACGCAATCGAAACCGCGATCGATAAGGTGGCGGCTGCGGTTGGCCTCGACCGCCTCGAAGTTCGCCGCCGGAATTTCATCCGCAAGGAGGAATTCCCTTACCTGATCCCGAGCGGAACGCATTACGACAGCGGCGACTATCACACCGTCGTCGACAAGGTGTTGGCGAGCGCGGACTACGAGGCGCTGGTCAAGGAGCGTGATGAGCTGCGCGCGTCCGGCATGATGGCGGGTATCGGCATTGCGGCTTGTCTTGAGCCGAGCGGCGGTAACTCGTCGTTCGAGCCGTTGCTTAACGAGAAGAACACGACCACCACGTGGATGGACTCCTGCCGCATCAACGTCGATGGCGTCGGGTTCGTTACTGTGACCATTCACACGACGTCGGCCGGTCAGGGCCATGAGACGCTCGCGGCAACCGTCGTTGGCGAAGTGCTCGAGATCGACCCTGACATGATCCGCGTTGTGCGTCCGGACTCACTGGCGAGCCTGCCGTCGAATACACCGGTTGGCAGCCGCATGGCGATCATGATGGGTGGTGCGTGCTATCACGCAGCCCTCAAGCTCAAGGCCAAGCTGACCAAGATTGGTGCACATCAGTTCGGTCTCGGCGAAAACGATGTCGAGTATGCCGGCGGTGCCGTCTCCGACCCCAAGTCGAAGAAATCGCTGTC from Nitrobacteraceae bacterium AZCC 1564 includes these protein-coding regions:
- a CDS encoding carbon-monoxide dehydrogenase small subunit (product_source=KO:K03518; cath_funfam=3.30.365.10; cog=COG2080; ko=KO:K03518; pfam=PF01799; superfamily=47741,54292); amino-acid sequence: MKVNLKVNGRSRTVDVEPRKTLLDTLREDLALVGSHAGCEHGVCGACTILLDGVPVRSCLMFAAQSDGYEITTIEGLAPAPGELGVIQDAFCETHGLQCGYCTPGMILTAHSLLERVENPTREDIVEAISGNICRCTGYGQIVEAIEFAADRLRKANAPRHLKGSHANEPVKDPNAKTDAPQEGILEAAEADTPHGGRS
- a CDS encoding 2-furoyl-CoA dehydrogenase large subunit (product_source=KO:K16877; cath_funfam=3.30.365.10; cog=COG1529; ko=KO:K16877; pfam=PF01315,PF02738; smart=SM01008; superfamily=54665,56003); this encodes MSGEPTTLKFVSSNRRVREDRRFVAGHGRYVADIALDELLHVALVPSQHPAAKIKSIDTSAALKMPGVVYALTGEELAKAVDPLMNGLDTPKVRRYPLAVNQVRYAGEWVVAVVAETRAQAEDAAEKVKIDYEPLPYVIDAEEAITDASPKVHPEHGTNVLLDKLFVWGEVDKHFAESPRHLSFRVVWGRNSTVPIETFGVVAQWDPWREMLDVWASIQMPKYPDQISRALRIPTNNVRVHQDVDVGGSYGVKRGIKHTVLASHLARIIGRPVRLIEDRLENMRAGDAHGPERIFDVEVAFNDDGIVKSMKMRALDNVGGYAGRSPFQLGKPIGAIVGPYKIESVQYRAMATMSNKAAQEAVRGFGQAPTNYAIETAIDKVAAAVGLDRLEVRRRNFIRKEEFPYLIPSGTHYDSGDYHTVVDKVLASADYEALVKERDELRASGMMAGIGIAACLEPSGGNSSFEPLLNEKNTTTTWMDSCRINVDGVGFVTVTIHTTSAGQGHETLAATVVGEVLEIDPDMIRVVRPDSLASLPSNTPVGSRMAIMMGGACYHAALKLKAKLTKIGAHQFGLGENDVEYAGGAVSDPKSKKSLSWAELVNIGHRHFHALPEGMEPGLETTHVMQVPTGTKLPENGRVQMYPCHSFEFHLVLLAFDPQITKPEIRRYLIGHDCGTVINPHIVKGMTLGGIAHGIGAALLEEFAYDSEGQLLTQSFMDYLLPSSHEVPHVEIVHHCTPSPFTVFGQKGSGESGYLGSPAAISGAINDAVSPLNISFSKLPIRIAAISDAIAAAQATK